The proteins below are encoded in one region of Rana temporaria chromosome 2, aRanTem1.1, whole genome shotgun sequence:
- the LOC120928767 gene encoding ecto-ADP-ribosyltransferase 5-like — MSRLGRILTIFCLFILKVKAEREEVLEELGLAKNAFDDQYLGCRQATEDRIKTQDIFKAEMANKNFRRAWKEAEKIWDQKRKDSVDLDDLPEGFGDLHAVAVVAYTGFIRQRFNEAVKSAGKSYRAYTEEFHFKFLHYYLTVALQLLYKDCDGERRTSYQGYEDLLYWLPGGTTRVKFGHFLHTSSSQSVASQAGNASFFTVLGCSGVPVDGFSEYPQEEEVVLPGYEVFSVEQTPGEANEFYLNSTGRRCSNFNCALVQGRCLCLRYVQPHV, encoded by the exons ATGAGTCGTCTCGGGAGGATTCTGACCATCTTCTGCCTGTTCATCCTGAAGGTGAAGGCCGAG AGGGAAGAAGTCCTTGAAGAGTTGGGCCTTGCCAAAAATGCTTTCGATGACCAATACTTGGGCTGCCGCCAAGCCACGGAGGACCGGATTAAAACACAAGACATTTTCAAGGCTGAAATGGCCAACAAGAATTTCCGGAgagcctggaaggaagcggagAAGATATGGGATCAGAAAAGGAAGGATTCGGTTGACCTTGATGATCTCCCGGAAGGTTTCGGTGACCTCCATGCGGTCGCCGTGGTGGCCTACACGGGTTTTATTCGACAAAGGTTTAACGAGGCGGTGAAGTCCGCGGGGAAATCGTACCGCGCTTACACggaggagttccactttaaattcctGCACTATTATCTGACGGTGGCTCTGCAGCTCTTATACAAAGACTGCGATGGGGAACGTCGTACTTCGTATCAAGGCTATGAAGATCTCCTCTACTGGCTGCCCGGCGGAACCACCAGGGTCAAGTTTGGTCACTTTCTCCATACGTCTTCCAGTCAGTCTGTGGCCTCCCAGGCGGGGAAcgcctcgttcttcactgtgctGGGCTGCTCTGGGGTCCCCGTAGACGGGTTCTCCGAGTATCCGCAGGAAGAGGAGGTGGTGCTCCCAGGTTATGAAGTTTTTTCCGTCGAGCAAACTCCGGGAGAAGCCAATGAGTTCTATCTGAACAGCACAGGAAGGCGGTGCAGTAACTTCAACTGCGCACTTGTTCAAGGTAGGTGTCTGTGCCTCCGCTACGTACAACCCCATGTCTAG
- the LOC120928747 gene encoding leucine-rich repeat extensin-like protein 5 translates to METETSQTNNISSIQILRDSSVSDWTHPTTPLPPIPTTPTTPLPPHPSHNHPSTHPPPRLPRPSQPPHPSQPPHPSQPPHPSQPPHPSQPPHPPHPPHPPTTLTTSPIPTTHHPNHLTHPNHPDHLTHPNHPPFQPPHPSQPPHPPPRPPHPSQPPTIPTTSPQPPHPSQPPHPPHPPSQPPRPPPYHLTHPNHTTHHPNHTIPTTPPTTSSTTPTSPYTSPILTTPQPQPPPHSIYLTHPNPPPHPSQPPHPPQPPHPNHLTHPNHPTHLTHHPNHPLPPHPSKPHHPPSQPPPHPQPQPPHIPHPSLPPHNPNHHPIPYTSPIPTTTTLPTTQPPHPSQPPHPSHIPHPSQPQPPHPPPNPSHIPHPSQPPHPPHPSQPSHLSHIPHPSQPPHPPPNHLIHPNHLTHPIYLTHPNHLTHLTHPNPLTYPIYLTHPNHNHLTHHPTTSPIPTTSPIPTTTTSPTTQPPHPSQPPHPSHIPHPSQPPQPPHPPNPTQTITSIPSPTPPITSTHQSRSGIGLEDQ, encoded by the coding sequence ATGGAAACGGAAACAAGTCAGACCAACAATATCAGTTCCATACAAATACTGAGAGACTCCTCTGTGTCCGACTGGACTCACCCAACCACCCCCCTACCACCCATCCCAACCACCCCGACCACCCCCCTACCACCTCACCCATCCCATAACCACCCATCCACCCACCCACCACCCCGACTACCTCGCCCATCCCAACCACCTCACCCATCCCAACCACCACACCCATCCCAACCACCTCACCCATCCCAACCACCTCACCCATCCCAACCACCTCACCCACCTCACCCACCTCACCCACCCACCACCCTGACCACCTCACCCATCCCAACCACCCACCATCCCAACCACCTCACCCATCCCAACCATCCCGACCACCTCACCCATCCCAACCACCCACCATTCCAACCACCTCACCCATCCCAACCACCTCACCCACCACCCCGACCACCTCACCCATCTCAACCACCCACCATCCCAACCACCTCACCCCAACCACCTCACCCATCCCAAccaccccacccacctcacccaccATCCCAACCACCCCGACCACCCCCCTACCACCTCACCCATCCCAaccacaccacccaccatcccaaCCACACCATCCCAACCACCCCACCCACCACCTCATCCACAACCCCAACCAGCCCATATACCTCACCCATCCTTACCACCCCACAACCCCAACCACCACCCCATTCCATATACCTCACCCATCCCAACCCACCACCTCACCCATCCCAACCACCTCACCCACCCCAACCACCTCACCCCAACCACCTCACCCATCCCAAccaccccacccacctcacccaccATCCCAACCACCCCCTACCACCTCACCCATCCAAaccacaccacccaccatcccaaCCACCACCTCATCCACAACCCCAACCACCCCATATACCTCACCCATCCTTACCACCCCACAACCCCAACCACCACCCCATTCCATATACCTCACCCATCCCAACCACAACCACCTTACCCACCACCCAACCACCTCACCCATCCCAACCACCTCACCCATCCCATATACCTCACCCATCCCAACCACAACCACCTCACCCACCACCCAACCCATCCCATATACCTCACCCATCCCAACCACCTCACCCACCTCACCCATCCCAACCATCTCACCTATCCCATATACCTCACCCATCCCAACCACCTCACCCACCACCCAACCACCTCATCCATCCCAACCACCTCACCCATCCCATATACCTCACCCATCCCAACCACCTCACCCACCTCACCCATCCCAACCCTCTCACCTATCCCATATACCTCACCCATCCCAACCACAACCACCTCACCCACCACCCAACCACCTCACCCATCCCAACCACCTCACCCATCCCAACCACAACCACCTCACCCACCACCCAACCACCTCACCCATCCCAACCACCTCACCCATCCCATATACCTCACCCATCCCAACCACCCCAACCACCTCACCCACCAAATCCAACACAAACCATCACCTCCATCCCCTCACCCACCCCTCCCATTACCTCCACCCACCAATCACGATCAGGCATCGGGCTTGAAGACCAGTAG